Proteins from one Patescibacteria group bacterium genomic window:
- a CDS encoding heavy metal translocating P-type ATPase, with protein MKKIIIKITGMTCASCALNNEKTLGSTKGIISANVNFANKKATIIYDDNILNQTQVKKIIINNGYNVEEEIKNNEDHGQHIHENGEIIKVRRTFIGASIFSLPLLLEMFYKWRLGIMFLHLDLVMYFHFVLATVVVFYYGWRFHKMAFKQASHFQANMDTLVSMGTLSAYFYSFWLLIQVIFFNIEKMGYFETAAIIITLILLGKYFEARAAGQAGQAMKKLMELGVKKARLLINGEEREIDIENIKINDIVIVRPSEKIPLDGIIEDGESSIDESMLTGESLPLEKKPGDTVYGATINQTGVLRIKVTQIGEGTILAKIIKTVEEAQGSKAPIQKLADKISGIFAPVVIIIALLTFITLYFSSGNFATSLINAITVLVIACPCALGLATPTAIMAGTGRGAKNGILFKNSESFERAKNITMIVFDKTGTLTEGAPQVKKIITNPEFKFEEAHIIKIGASVAQNSNHPLSMAVSQYAEQKNTQLAELENFQELSGRGVSGTCKAHKTSLTLGNKKLLTENNIDTTWANELLRAENLESGTRLFVTHGQNLIGAFIIADKIRAESAQVIADLKSMGLKITMLSGDNIQTAQEVARELQIDNVIAEVLPNEKSQKIKDLQASGEKIIFVGDGINDAPSLVQANLGIAMGNATDIAKEAGQIILMQNNLNKVVEAIKLSKTTFRTIKQNIFWAFFYNTIAIPLAILGVLNPIIASAAMGFSSVSVVLNSLRIYKK; from the coding sequence ATGAAAAAAATAATTATTAAAATCACCGGCATGACCTGTGCAAGCTGTGCACTCAATAATGAAAAAACTTTAGGGAGCACCAAGGGCATTATCAGCGCGAATGTTAATTTTGCCAACAAGAAAGCAACAATTATATATGACGATAATATTCTAAACCAAACTCAGGTAAAAAAAATCATCATTAATAATGGCTACAATGTTGAGGAAGAAATAAAAAATAATGAAGATCATGGGCAACACATCCATGAAAATGGCGAAATTATTAAAGTACGCCGCACTTTTATCGGTGCCAGCATTTTCAGCCTTCCGTTATTACTTGAAATGTTTTATAAATGGCGACTAGGCATCATGTTCCTTCATCTCGACCTGGTGATGTATTTTCATTTTGTATTAGCAACTGTTGTTGTTTTTTACTACGGCTGGCGCTTTCATAAGATGGCCTTCAAACAAGCTTCTCATTTCCAAGCTAACATGGACACACTTGTCTCCATGGGCACCTTGTCGGCTTACTTTTATAGCTTCTGGTTACTAATTCAGGTCATTTTTTTCAACATTGAAAAGATGGGCTACTTTGAAACTGCAGCCATTATTATCACCCTAATCTTACTCGGTAAATACTTCGAAGCCCGCGCTGCCGGTCAAGCAGGTCAAGCAATGAAAAAACTCATGGAACTAGGAGTTAAAAAAGCCCGTCTACTTATCAATGGCGAAGAACGAGAAATTGATATTGAAAATATTAAGATTAATGACATTGTCATAGTTCGACCAAGTGAAAAAATCCCGCTTGATGGTATCATCGAAGATGGCGAGTCCAGTATTGACGAATCCATGTTGACTGGCGAATCTTTACCGTTAGAAAAAAAACCAGGTGACACTGTTTATGGTGCGACAATTAATCAGACTGGCGTCTTGAGAATTAAAGTTACCCAAATTGGCGAAGGCACAATACTGGCCAAGATTATCAAAACTGTCGAAGAAGCTCAAGGGTCAAAAGCACCGATTCAAAAATTAGCCGACAAAATATCTGGCATTTTTGCACCAGTCGTAATCATCATCGCCCTATTAACTTTTATCACCTTATATTTCAGCTCCGGTAATTTTGCCACCTCCCTAATCAATGCTATCACTGTTCTAGTTATTGCCTGTCCTTGCGCTCTTGGTTTGGCAACACCAACAGCCATTATGGCCGGTACTGGCCGTGGGGCTAAGAATGGAATACTATTTAAAAATAGTGAGAGCTTTGAAAGAGCCAAAAATATTACCATGATTGTCTTTGACAAAACCGGTACTCTCACCGAAGGCGCACCGCAGGTAAAAAAAATTATTACTAATCCAGAATTCAAATTCGAAGAGGCTCATATCATAAAAATCGGCGCCTCCGTTGCCCAAAATTCCAACCATCCTCTTTCGATGGCTGTCAGCCAATACGCCGAACAAAAGAACACGCAACTTGCCGAATTAGAAAACTTCCAGGAGTTAAGCGGTCGTGGCGTTAGTGGCACATGTAAAGCTCACAAAACTTCTCTAACACTTGGTAATAAAAAATTACTAACAGAAAACAATATCGACACTACGTGGGCTAATGAACTTCTAAGGGCCGAAAATCTGGAATCAGGTACAAGACTATTTGTCACACATGGTCAAAACTTAATTGGCGCCTTTATTATCGCTGATAAAATTCGAGCTGAGTCTGCTCAAGTTATCGCCGATCTTAAATCTATGGGCCTGAAGATTACAATGCTATCGGGCGACAATATTCAAACCGCTCAAGAAGTGGCCCGGGAATTGCAAATTGATAATGTAATCGCCGAAGTCTTGCCAAACGAAAAATCACAAAAAATTAAAGATCTACAGGCTAGTGGCGAAAAAATTATTTTCGTTGGTGACGGTATCAATGACGCTCCTAGTCTCGTGCAAGCCAACCTCGGCATTGCCATGGGCAACGCGACTGATATTGCCAAAGAAGCCGGGCAAATAATTTTAATGCAAAATAATTTGAATAAAGTTGTCGAAGCAATCAAATTGTCCAAAACAACTTTCCGCACTATCAAACAAAATATTTTCTGGGCCTTCTTCTATAACACCATTGCCATTCCATTAGCCATCCTTGGCGTTCTAAATCCAATCATCGCCTCGGCGGCCATGGGCTTTAGTTCCGTTTCGGTGGTCTTGAATAGTTTGCGGATATATAAGAAGTAA
- a CDS encoding ATP-binding cassette domain-containing protein, with protein MADNKVVLRFDEVTFEYVDKKKVLDEASFSIRNGSKITLMGQNGAGKSTIFKLITGENKPKEGKVHFGDGVVIGTAKQVIEKKDLDFTLEEYFSQAFHETPGNIKGRIAGVMSAVNLDVPIDKKVRDLSGGQQARLLLAYALIQNPDILLLDEPTNNLDDAGIDHLIQFLIMYDKTVIVISHDADFLNCFTEGVIYLDIHTHKVEQYTGDYYTVVENISARVEKEKMQNARLEKQIQDRKEKANFFSHKGGKMRKLAQKMRNEVEEAEENMVDVRKEDVSIRDFDIPAQEIVGKIVEIESVSVMKNYEIIVVPQNIILRRGDHMIITGPNGIGKSTLLKKMVENKAEGVKILEGVTVGYYSQDFANLDYDSTVMDFLQKVMADGLSVEHLRGIAARFLISGELMGRKISALSEGQKGLLSMASIVLMKPGLLIMDEPTNHINFRHIPIIAEAVNKFEGTLIMVSHMKEFTDQIKFNQFLELGKI; from the coding sequence ATGGCAGATAATAAAGTCGTTTTGCGCTTTGATGAAGTGACATTTGAATACGTGGACAAGAAGAAAGTCTTAGATGAGGCATCTTTTAGTATCCGTAATGGTTCAAAAATAACCTTAATGGGGCAGAATGGGGCTGGAAAGAGCACAATTTTTAAATTAATAACTGGTGAAAATAAACCTAAAGAGGGGAAGGTTCATTTTGGCGATGGCGTGGTGATTGGCACCGCGAAACAGGTAATTGAGAAAAAGGATTTAGACTTTACTTTGGAAGAATATTTTTCCCAAGCCTTTCATGAAACACCTGGTAATATTAAAGGACGCATCGCGGGCGTGATGAGTGCGGTTAATTTAGATGTACCGATTGATAAGAAAGTGCGTGATTTGTCTGGTGGTCAGCAGGCGCGCTTGCTTTTGGCATACGCCTTGATTCAGAATCCCGATATTTTACTCTTGGATGAGCCTACTAATAATCTTGATGATGCGGGCATTGATCATTTGATTCAGTTTTTAATCATGTATGACAAAACGGTAATTGTCATTTCACATGATGCGGATTTTTTAAACTGCTTTACTGAAGGCGTGATTTATCTAGATATTCACACGCACAAAGTTGAACAATATACTGGTGATTATTACACCGTGGTAGAAAATATTTCCGCACGTGTGGAAAAAGAGAAGATGCAAAATGCACGCTTGGAAAAACAAATTCAAGATCGTAAAGAAAAAGCCAATTTCTTTTCACATAAGGGTGGTAAAATGAGAAAACTAGCACAGAAGATGAGAAACGAAGTTGAGGAAGCCGAGGAAAATATGGTCGATGTGCGCAAGGAAGATGTGAGCATTCGTGATTTTGATATTCCAGCACAAGAGATTGTTGGTAAGATTGTGGAGATTGAATCGGTGAGCGTGATGAAAAATTATGAAATAATTGTCGTGCCCCAAAACATTATTTTGCGTCGCGGTGATCATATGATTATTACTGGACCAAACGGAATTGGTAAAAGTACATTATTGAAAAAAATGGTTGAGAATAAAGCCGAGGGTGTGAAAATCCTTGAGGGTGTAACAGTTGGTTATTACAGTCAGGATTTTGCGAATTTAGATTATGATAGTACGGTGATGGATTTTTTGCAAAAGGTAATGGCTGATGGTTTAAGCGTTGAGCACCTACGTGGTATTGCGGCGCGTTTCTTAATCTCTGGCGAATTGATGGGCCGAAAAATATCCGCTTTATCCGAAGGTCAGAAGGGTTTGTTATCGATGGCAAGTATTGTATTGATGAAACCGGGACTATTGATTATGGATGAGCCGACCAATCATATTAACTTCCGTCATATCCCAATCATCGCTGAGGCGGTGAATAAATTTGAAGGGACATTGATCATGGTGAGTCATATGAAGGAATTTACGGATCAGATTAAATTTAATCAGTTTCTGGAATTAGGGAAGATATAA
- a CDS encoding response regulator codes for METTDNKKKIVLVEDDEVLMDMYCAKLEMENFIVYIARNGKEGYDVVLDERPDIIITDLVMPKKDGFYLIEKVKGNSKVNNIPLIVLTNLDSERDKQMVYMQGVNAYLVKSRITPEILTQEINKLLEASVS; via the coding sequence ATGGAAACAACAGATAATAAAAAGAAAATTGTTTTAGTGGAGGATGATGAAGTGCTAATGGATATGTATTGTGCAAAATTGGAAATGGAAAATTTTATTGTTTATATCGCGCGAAATGGCAAGGAGGGATACGACGTGGTTTTAGATGAAAGACCAGACATAATTATCACCGATCTGGTGATGCCGAAAAAGGACGGTTTTTATTTGATTGAAAAAGTAAAAGGAAATTCTAAGGTTAATAATATTCCCTTAATTGTTTTGACTAATTTAGACAGTGAACGAGATAAGCAGATGGTTTATATGCAAGGTGTGAATGCTTATTTGGTGAAATCGAGAATTACTCCAGAAATATTAACTCAGGAAATAAATAAATTACTTGAAGCATCGGTTAGTTAG
- the queA gene encoding tRNA preQ1(34) S-adenosylmethionine ribosyltransferase-isomerase QueA: MRLSDFDYNLPENLIATHPVSPRDHSRLLVLNKHSGAIEHRHFYDFVEYLQKGDVLVLNNSKVVPARLVGKKVTGGKVEVFLHQLQGDNWQCLIGGKGMKAGMLIEFGNKKELTGKVEGDNNDGTFEISFDKHGKNFWKAVEILGEVPIPPYIKKQREFLNLNDVQKNDEHNYQTVYADDDKKGSVAAPTAGLHFTPELLQKIKGKGVQIEYVTLHVGLGTFAPVKVDDIKGHKMHSEFVEIRKEVLRRIVEAKVEERRIISVGTTSARALEAYAYNQKNFKLLNNVHSGLVNIFIYPGYEFKIVDAMITNFHLPKSTLLMLISALAGTENIKKAYTEAIKENYRFYSYGDGMFIN; the protein is encoded by the coding sequence ATGCGATTATCAGATTTTGATTATAATTTGCCAGAAAATTTAATAGCAACCCATCCAGTTAGTCCGCGGGATCATTCGCGGCTTTTGGTTTTAAATAAGCATAGTGGCGCGATTGAGCATAGGCATTTTTACGATTTTGTTGAATATTTGCAAAAGGGCGATGTCTTAGTGTTGAACAATTCTAAAGTGGTACCAGCACGTTTAGTTGGAAAGAAGGTGACGGGTGGCAAGGTGGAAGTTTTTTTACATCAACTGCAAGGTGATAATTGGCAATGTTTAATCGGTGGCAAGGGTATGAAAGCGGGGATGCTGATTGAATTTGGTAATAAAAAAGAATTGACGGGCAAGGTAGAGGGAGACAATAATGACGGAACTTTTGAAATTTCATTTGACAAGCATGGAAAAAATTTTTGGAAAGCGGTTGAGATTTTAGGTGAAGTGCCGATTCCTCCCTATATCAAGAAGCAGCGTGAATTTTTAAATTTGAATGATGTGCAGAAAAATGATGAGCATAATTATCAAACCGTTTATGCTGATGATGACAAAAAGGGCTCAGTGGCGGCGCCGACAGCAGGCCTGCATTTCACGCCGGAGTTGTTGCAAAAAATAAAAGGCAAAGGCGTACAGATTGAATATGTGACCCTGCACGTTGGTCTAGGTACTTTTGCACCGGTAAAAGTTGATGATATTAAGGGTCATAAAATGCACTCTGAGTTTGTGGAGATTCGCAAAGAGGTTTTGCGCCGTATTGTCGAGGCAAAAGTGGAGGAGCGACGGATTATTAGTGTTGGCACCACTTCAGCGCGCGCCCTGGAAGCTTATGCATACAATCAGAAGAATTTTAAATTATTGAATAACGTTCATTCTGGCTTGGTGAATATATTTATTTATCCCGGCTATGAGTTTAAAATAGTTGATGCGATGATCACTAATTTTCATTTGCCCAAATCAACCTTGTTGATGCTAATTTCCGCCCTAGCTGGAACGGAAAATATTAAAAAAGCTTATACTGAGGCGATTAAAGAAAATTATCGTTTTTATAGTTATGGCGACGGGATGTTTATTAATTAA
- a CDS encoding PH domain-containing protein, with protein sequence MFSVYKLPNQMPGEKVIKVIHRDFFILFKSVLLSILLMILPLLIVAALILGKAGIMDNEIFLPLATLGASAYYLFVWLFLFFNFVDYYLDLWIITTERIIDIEQRGFFSRTISEQKIANIQDITSEIKGVIPTLLKFGYLYIQTAAAKERFIFEDVPDPDGLRDIIIKLTENHKKEENKTV encoded by the coding sequence ATGTTTTCAGTTTATAAATTACCAAATCAAATGCCAGGGGAAAAAGTGATTAAGGTTATTCATCGTGATTTTTTTATCTTGTTTAAATCTGTTTTATTGTCTATATTATTAATGATTTTGCCACTGCTTATTGTGGCGGCGCTTATTTTGGGAAAGGCGGGAATAATGGATAATGAAATTTTTTTACCGCTAGCAACTCTTGGCGCGAGCGCTTACTATCTTTTTGTCTGGTTGTTTTTGTTTTTTAATTTTGTTGATTATTATTTAGATCTTTGGATTATAACAACTGAGAGAATTATAGACATTGAACAGCGTGGTTTTTTTTCGAGAACAATTTCCGAACAAAAAATTGCCAATATTCAGGATATTACCAGTGAAATAAAAGGCGTAATACCAACCTTATTAAAATTCGGTTATTTATATATTCAGACAGCTGCCGCCAAAGAAAGGTTTATTTTTGAAGATGTGCCAGACCCGGACGGCCTGAGAGATATAATAATTAAGTTGACCGAGAATCATAAGAAAGAGGAAAATAAAACAGTTTAA
- the ruvB gene encoding Holliday junction branch migration DNA helicase RuvB, producing MNFSTFSEDEEGRVISPVETGVDKALDFSLRPKNFEEYVGQDKIKENIKIAIQAAKNRNETIEHVLLYGAPGLGKTTLAHIIANEMGANIKITSGPAIEKSGDLAAILTNLSEGDILFIDEIHRLNKTIEEILYPAMEDYALDIIIGKGPSARTLRIDLPRITIIGATTKASMLSAPLRDRFGMIHHLDFYNNDDIKKIISRSSRILNMATDDISSQAIAQRARRTPRVANRLLKRVRDYADVKGAGIINEEMCHGAFGMLEVDDLGLDWIDRRILETIIDKYKGGPVGLNTIAAATGEDMSTIEDVYEPYLMQLGFLDRSPRGRIVTDIARKHLNKIQK from the coding sequence ATGAATTTCTCTACTTTTAGTGAAGATGAAGAAGGGCGGGTGATTAGTCCGGTGGAAACTGGCGTTGATAAGGCGCTGGATTTTTCTTTGCGTCCAAAAAACTTTGAGGAGTATGTGGGGCAAGATAAGATTAAAGAAAATATTAAGATTGCAATTCAAGCGGCAAAGAATCGAAATGAGACAATTGAACATGTGTTGTTGTATGGGGCGCCAGGACTAGGCAAAACAACATTGGCGCATATTATTGCGAATGAGATGGGGGCGAATATTAAGATTACTTCCGGGCCGGCGATTGAGAAGAGTGGCGACTTGGCGGCGATTCTGACGAATTTAAGTGAAGGAGATATTTTGTTTATTGACGAGATTCACCGCTTGAACAAGACGATTGAAGAGATTTTGTATCCGGCGATGGAGGATTATGCCCTGGATATTATTATTGGCAAGGGGCCATCGGCGCGGACTTTACGCATTGATTTGCCACGGATTACAATTATTGGCGCGACGACGAAAGCGAGCATGTTGTCTGCGCCTTTGCGTGATCGCTTCGGCATGATTCACCATTTGGATTTTTATAACAATGACGACATAAAAAAGATTATTAGTCGCAGTTCACGAATTTTGAATATGGCGACTGATGACATTTCTTCACAAGCGATTGCGCAGCGCGCTCGTCGTACGCCACGTGTGGCCAATCGACTCTTGAAGCGTGTGCGCGACTATGCAGATGTTAAGGGGGCCGGTATTATTAATGAAGAAATGTGTCACGGCGCTTTTGGCATGTTAGAGGTTGATGATCTTGGTCTTGATTGGATTGATCGCCGTATTTTGGAAACGATTATTGATAAATATAAAGGAGGGCCTGTTGGCTTGAATACGATTGCGGCAGCGACTGGTGAGGATATGTCTACAATAGAGGACGTGTATGAACCATATTTAATGCAATTGGGATTTTTGGATCGTTCACCACGAGGACGAATTGTTACGGACATTGCGCGCAAACATTTAAATAAAATTCAAAAATAA
- a CDS encoding class I SAM-dependent methyltransferase, which translates to MDKVIKKEKIFYDKFWLNLKGGYSGDNWHFSSQTPYPVIFKFVEFIKKEKINGKFLDFGCGNGRQAIPFAQIGLKSSGIDFSEEAVKLAKKNAEISKVSVDFQVGDVLNLPYIKEEFEVVLDSGCLHHIRKYQWREYLRNLNFVLKPGGYFFLICFSINSDRNIKKFTRGIKVKNWSLKNGHYNHIFYDWEVEKLFQKDFEILKKEEMQKGDYPLKFWVFWMRKK; encoded by the coding sequence ATGGATAAAGTTATTAAAAAAGAGAAAATATTTTACGATAAATTTTGGCTAAATTTAAAAGGGGGTTATTCGGGTGATAATTGGCACTTTTCCTCACAAACACCGTATCCGGTGATTTTTAAATTTGTCGAATTTATCAAGAAAGAGAAAATTAATGGTAAATTCTTGGATTTTGGCTGTGGCAATGGGCGTCAAGCGATTCCTTTTGCGCAAATAGGTTTAAAAAGCAGCGGAATTGATTTTTCAGAAGAGGCAGTAAAATTAGCCAAAAAAAATGCTGAAATATCCAAAGTTTCAGTTGATTTTCAAGTTGGCGACGTCTTAAATTTGCCTTATATTAAAGAAGAATTTGAAGTAGTGCTCGACTCTGGTTGTCTTCACCACATTCGCAAATATCAATGGCGGGAATATTTGCGAAATTTGAATTTTGTTTTAAAACCAGGCGGTTATTTCTTTTTAATTTGTTTCAGTATTAATTCCGACCGTAATATCAAGAAATTTACCCGCGGAATCAAGGTAAAAAACTGGTCTCTTAAAAATGGCCACTATAATCACATTTTTTACGATTGGGAAGTTGAAAAGTTGTTTCAGAAGGATTTTGAAATTTTGAAAAAAGAAGAAATGCAAAAAGGAGACTATCCGTTGAAGTTTTGGGTTTTTTGGATGAGGAAGAAATAG
- the tsaD gene encoding tRNA (adenosine(37)-N6)-threonylcarbamoyltransferase complex transferase subunit TsaD, producing MIILGIETSCDETAASIIKGEENKIEVLSNIISSQIDIHRQYGGVVPEVAAREHVLNIMPVIDEALKIANLKHGAIDAIAVTVGPGLVTSLQTGVETAKVLSYAWNIPVIGINHIEGHIAANFIGEFSVLNFEFPMIVLTVSGGHTMLILSKQLGQFETVGETVDDAAGEAFDKAAKLMDIGYPGGPIISTEADKFNEINNTQPAIKLPRPMLTSKNFNFSFSGLKTALRYALEKDSTWQNRISEYCFHFQQAIIDVLIHKTIKAAEKYNAKTVMLAGGVSANKELRLQLETAVKERLIGTKFNLPDLKYTTDNAAMIAAAGYFKAQQQEFTKWSDLKVDSNLEL from the coding sequence ATGATCATTCTCGGAATTGAAACCAGTTGTGACGAAACCGCCGCCTCAATTATCAAAGGCGAGGAAAACAAAATTGAAGTCTTATCAAATATAATTTCTTCTCAAATAGATATTCATCGCCAATATGGCGGTGTAGTTCCCGAGGTTGCCGCTCGTGAACATGTTTTGAATATTATGCCCGTCATCGACGAAGCCTTAAAAATTGCCAATCTAAAACACGGCGCTATAGACGCAATTGCTGTCACTGTCGGCCCTGGGCTAGTCACCTCATTACAAACTGGCGTTGAAACAGCTAAGGTCTTGTCTTATGCTTGGAATATTCCCGTTATCGGCATTAATCACATCGAGGGGCACATTGCGGCGAATTTCATTGGCGAATTTTCAGTTTTAAATTTTGAATTTCCAATGATTGTGCTTACAGTTTCTGGTGGACACACAATGCTTATTTTATCCAAGCAATTAGGTCAATTTGAAACCGTCGGCGAAACCGTTGATGATGCGGCTGGCGAGGCTTTTGATAAAGCAGCCAAACTAATGGACATTGGCTACCCCGGCGGTCCGATTATTTCCACTGAAGCCGATAAATTCAACGAAATTAATAACACTCAACCCGCCATCAAACTCCCGCGCCCGATGCTCACCTCTAAAAATTTTAATTTCTCTTTCTCTGGTTTAAAAACTGCTCTTCGCTATGCCCTAGAAAAAGATTCTACATGGCAAAATCGGATTTCAGAATATTGTTTTCATTTTCAACAAGCCATTATCGATGTTTTAATTCACAAAACAATCAAAGCTGCAGAAAAATACAATGCCAAGACAGTAATGTTGGCCGGTGGCGTTTCAGCTAATAAAGAATTGCGCTTACAATTGGAAACAGCTGTTAAAGAGCGGTTAATTGGTACTAAGTTTAATTTACCAGATTTGAAATACACCACCGACAACGCGGCGATGATTGCCGCGGCTGGCTATTTCAAAGCCCAACAACAAGAATTTACCAAATGGTCAGATTTAAAAGTTGATAGCAATTTAGAATTATAA